Proteins from one Pongo abelii isolate AG06213 chromosome 19, NHGRI_mPonAbe1-v2.0_pri, whole genome shotgun sequence genomic window:
- the MRPL12 gene encoding large ribosomal subunit protein bL12m, whose product MLPAAARPLWGPCLGLRAAAFRLARQQVPCVCAVRHMRSSGHRRCDALAGAPLDNAPKEYPPKIQQLVQDIASLTLLEISDLNELLKKTLKIQDVGLVPMGGVMPGVVPAAAAQEAVEEDIPIAKERTHFTVRLTEAKPVDKVKLIKEIKNYIQGINLVQAKKLVESLPQEIKANVAKAEAEKIKAALEAVGGTVVLE is encoded by the exons ATGCTGCCGGCGGCTGCTCGCCCCCTGTGGGGGCCTTGCCTTGGGCTTCGGGCCGCTGCGTTCCGCCTCGCCAG GCAACAGGTGCCATGTGTCTGTGCCGTGCGACATATGAGGAGCAGCGGCCATCGGAGGTGTGATGCCCTCGCTGGTGCACCCCTGGATAATGCCCCCAAGGAGTACCCCCCCAAGATACAGCAACTGGTCCAGGACATCGCCAGCCTCACTCTCTTGGAAATCTCAGACCTCAACGAGCTCCTGAAG AAAACGTTGAAGATCCAGGATGTCGGGCTTGTGCCGATGGGTGGTGTGATGCCTGGGGTTGTCCCTGCTGCAGCAGCCCAGGAG GCGGTGGAAGAAGATATCCCCATAGCGAAAGAACGGACACATTTCACCGTCCGCCTGACCGAGGCGAAGCCCGTGGACAAAGTGAAGCTGATCAAGGAAATCAAGAACTACATCCAGGGCATCAACCTCGTCCAG GCAAAGAAGCTGGTGGAGTCCCTGCCGCAGGAAATCAAAGCCAACGTCGCCAAAGCTGAGGCGGAGAAGATCAAGGCGGCCCTGGAGGCGGTGGGCGGCACTGTGGTTCTGGAGTAG